Part of the Desulfolutivibrio sulfoxidireducens genome is shown below.
GGCCTCGAACGTCACGGAAGACGCCATGCGGTTTTATGGCGATGAGGTTGATTTCTTCAAAATGGGAAAGGTCGGCAGGAACATCGTGAGGCAAAATTTGAAATATTATTCGGACCGATGGCCCGTTCGCAGCAGCACAATCACCGATGTTTCCGTGTCGTTCAACCCTGACAGACAGACTTTCGAAGTTGAAGTGGCATACGAATATTTGACGCAGAACGGAAACAAGAAGAAGAATGGAAAGGCAAAGGATGCGTTCGGCATTCAACGAACAAAGGACGGCTATCGCGTCATTGCGGAAAAAAATGTTTCTATCCAGCGCGTTGACGGCAGCAAATGACCGTTCTTTCCGGTGTGCGGATAGTTTGCAGCCTGCGAACCCTTCTCAGATCGTCAACCTTGTGTCGTTCCGGTTGTCGAAACGAATGAGACCGTGGCACAATTTCGTTGGCAGGCTCCCCATCTGAACTGAAATTCCAACCAGGGGCCTCTCAAGGTCATTTTGGTGGCCACGTTGTCGATCCGTGCGCGCTATGAGGGCGTGCCCGGACGGGGGGCGGTTGGAGTTCCGGAATGCAATAGGCTGGGGAAAGGGGGGAGGCCGTTGGAATCGTTTTTGCCTGGCGGGGAGGCGACCTATCCGCCTCGGGCGCAAATGCGGCAGTAGCCGCCTTCATTGAGGACCGCTGTGGCGCTACGGCAGCGGCGGCAGAAAAAGAGGGGGCCTTCGGCCAGAATGTCCGGCGTGTCGTTTCCGGGGGAGGCCTCGTCGGGAATACGGACCAGACAGCCGGCAAGGCAGGTCTTCAAACAGAGGCCGCAATCCGTGCACAATTCCGGCTGGAACCGAAGCCGGAAGCCCTGTTGCTCGGTGGAAAGGCGGAGGGCCTTGTCGGGGCAGGCCCTGGCGCAGGCGCCGCAGGCCAGGCACACCCCCAGAATCTTGAGTCGGACGCGCCCGGCGGTGCTTTTCGGAGCCGGGTCTTTCGCCCGGGTTCCGGCCCCGGTGAAGCGCAACAGGAAAGATCGGCGGGACATGGCCGTAGCCATGGATCGATCAGCCATGGTCAGGACCCTGTCCCACCGGCCGAGGGGGGTGAATGGTTTCCAACGTATCCAGGGTGGCCCGGAAAAGCAGGGCCACCCCGCGGTAGAAGTCCGTGACGGCGCGACGTCCCAGTTCCAGAAGAAACGAGCCGGCGAAGCGCCCAAGATGTCCGGCGAAAAAGGTTTCCGCCTCCTCCGTCCAGGCCGCCGCCATGGCGGACTCGCCGTTCTCCCTGGCCTGGGCCGCCCGCTCCAGCAGGCCGCCGAGAAAGGCCAACTCCAGAGCGATGTGATCGTCGGGGACCGTCCCGGACACGGCCATGCCCAGCCGGGCGTAGTCTTCGCGCACCGCCAGGGTCGGCTCCCCGAAGAGCAGGCCCTCCTCGGTCGTCCAGGTCGACTCCCACTGTCGCAGGGGGTTGACCGGACCGATGAACAGCGCGGTGAAGTCCTCCCGTATCCGGGAGGGCGTCTCCTCTTCCAGGGAATGCGCAAGCAGGTCCAGGCCCAGACGGGCGTGGGGGCTTTCGTCGGGCAAAGGCCAGGAGGAAAACAGGTCCTGTTCACGCAGGGCGGATAAAACGTCCTTCTCCGGGGCCTCGTGAAACACCCGGCTGAAGAACCGGCAGACCAGGGAAGCGCCCCTAAGCATGTCCGCCGCGTCCGTGGCGGCGGGAATCTCCGACAGGGGCTGGGTCGTGGAAGGCGCGGCGTTCACGCTACACCCCCAACCGCAGGTAGGAGCCGTAGAAAAGCAGCCGCCCCAGCACCTCCCCGGCCAGGACACAGATCAGGGCGCAGACGCCCAGGCGCACCAGCAGACGAGGATTGCCGAAGGACAGCGGTCGAAACATGGTCCAGGCGAAAAGGACGGCCCCGAAAAAAATCAGGACGATCCGCAGGGCCAAAAGTCCAAGGCCGCCGGAACTGAGCGCGAACGGGGCGGCCAGGGTCGGTGCGGGGGCGGTTCCAATGGCCGCCAGCCCCAGGGGGATGCCCAGGAGCTGCAAGGCCAGTCCCAGGATCGCGACGGCGCAGAAGATGCCCGACAGCCCGGAGGACCCGTTTGATGCGGGCGTGCGCCCGCTTTGGATGGCGTACAGCAGGCCTCCGACCACCGCGCCCAGAAGCAGGGCCGTGCCGAAGAAGCTCAGCACGGTGGCCACGGTGTCCCAGACAGGCACGGAGACCAGGAGATAGACGCCGGACATCACGGCCACCGCCGCCAGGCCGAGCAGGACGGCCACGGCGGACATGCCCCAGGCGTTGTGTCCCGGGGTCCTGACGCGTTGCGCGGTCAGGACCAGGAGAGACAGGAAAAAGGCCCCGGTGAACAGAATCTCGCGGCTTAGCCAGGACGAGGATATGTTGAGGATGGTGAACACGCTGTGGGTGGGCGTGCCCAGGTGCGAGAGGGAAAGCAGCAGCCCGAGAGCGGCAAGGCCGCAGGCCGTGGGACTCTGCCAGGAGAGCGCCCCGCCCGAGGACCCGCCGCCGACGAGCCGGGCCGCTTCGGAGGCCAAAAGCAGGCCCACGGAGGTCTGCATCAGGATGGTGAACAGCACGAGGCTCCATTCATTCGTGGGCATGGCTAGACCTCCTCGGGGTTGCGGATTTTTCCCGCGTGGGACCCGGCCGGCCTGGCGTGGCGACTGGGGGTGATGATCAGGTTGGGCTGGGTGATGGACGCGTCCGGCAGGGGCGCGATGACCTGGGACGTCCCGTATTTGGCCACGAGGTCCTCGTATTCCCCGAAATCCAGGGCGCGGTTGGGACAGGCGGCCACGCATGCCGGCGGCTTGCCCTCTTCGAGGTTGTCGCGGCAGAAGTCGCACTTGGTCATCTTGCCCAGATCCGCGTCGTACTGCGGCGCGGAATAGGGACAGGCCCATTCGCAGTAACGGCAGCCCACACATTTCTCGTGGTCCACGCTGACGATGCCGTGCGCATCCTTGTGCATGGCCGTTGTCGGACAGGAACGCACGCAAATGGGGTTTTCGCAGTGGTTGCAGGCGATGGGCAGATAGTAGGCGAAGACGTTTTGGGTATATGTCCCATCGCCCTGGCGCATCCAGTCGCCGCCACAGTATTCAGTCACCCGTCTCCAAAGAACCCCTGGCGGCAGGTCATGTTTGTCGATACAGGCAATCATGCATGTCTTGCAGCCTGTGCAGGCCGATATATCCACATGGAACGCGGGACGTTTGAGCATGAGCGTCTCCTTTAGGCCTTGACGACTTCAACGAGATTGGTGTGTTGCGGGTTGCCCTTGGCCTGCGGCGAGGGCCGATGCGAGGTCAGGATGTTCACGCTGCCGTTGGTGTCCACCCCCTTGGCGTCGGGGGTGTACCAGGCCCCCTGGGGCAGGTTGAGCACCCCGGGCATGATGCGCGGTGTGACCTTGGCCGTGACCAGGGTGGCGCCGCGATCATTGAAGACGCGGACCGTATCGCCGTGCTTGATGCCCCGGGACTCGGCGTCAATGGGATTGATCCACAACTGCTGGGGCGCGACCTCCTGAAGCCAGGGCACATTGCCGAAGGAGGAGTGGGTGCGCTGTTTGTAATGCTGCCCGAAGAGCTGGAGGGGATACTTCTCGCGCAGGGGGTCGGAAACCCCCTCCCAACAGGGCAGGTATTCCGGCAGGGCGGGGATGGCCTCGCCGGGTCCCAGCTCCCAGGTATGACCGATATCCCACAGGCGTTTGGAGAAGATCTCGATCTTGCCGGAGGGCGTGGCCAAGGGATTCTTGGCCGGGTCCTCGCGGAAGCTCTTGAAGGCCACCAGAGGCGGCTGCGGGGCCTTCCACTTGAAGATGCCCTTCTTTCGGGCCTCGGTGATGTCCTCGGGCAGATCAGGCTTGATCTCGCGGCACTTGGCATACAGATAGCGGATCCAGCCCTCGCGGTCCCGGCCCTCGCTGAAGCGTTCCTCGACCCCCAGACGCCTGGCCAGATCGCGGACGATCTCATAGTGGCCGCGCGATTCGAACATGGGCTCCACGGCCTTCTGGGTCAAAAACAGGGCCCCCATGTTCACGTTCGCCCCCTGGTAGACGATGTCGTCCTCCTCCAGGTTCGAACAGGCCGGCAGGAGGATGTCGGCGAACTTGGCGCTCGCGGTCATGAAGTTGTCGATGACCACGATCATTTCGCAGGCGGTGTCGTCCTGCAGGATGCGCGTGGTGCGGTTGATGTCCGAGTGCTGGTTGATCAGGCAGTTGCCGGCGTAGTTCCAGATGAATTTGATGGGGACCTCGAGGCGCTTCTTGTTGCGGACCCCGTCCTTGATGTCGGTCATGTCCGTGGGCGCCTCGATGGCCTTGGTCCAGGTGAAGACCGAGATCAGCGTGGAGACCGGATTCTTGCCCGTGGGCAGGCTGGGGAAGGGCAGGGTCATGAAGCCTTCCCGACTGCCGGTGCCGCCGCCCTGGATGCCGACGTTGCCGGTCAAAACGGCCAGCATGCAGATGGCCCGGACCGTCTGTTCCCCGTTGGCCTGGCGCTGTGGTCCCCATCCCTGGGCGATGTAGCAGGGTTTCGCGTCCCCGATCTCCCGGGCGAGCTTGACGATGCGTTCGACGGGGATCCCGGTGATGGCGCTGGCCCAGGCCGGGGTCTTGGGCGTCTTGTCCGGGCCGGCCCCCAGGATGTACTCCTTGTAGGAGTTTCCGGCGGGGATGCCCTCGGGCATGGTTTTTTCGTCATAGCCCACGCAGTACCTTTGCAGGAAATCCTCCTCCACCATGTTTTCCGTGATCAGCACAAAGGCCAGACCGGCGGCCAGGGCCGCGTCCGTGCCGGGGCGGATGGGGATCCATTCGTCGGCCAAAGGGGCCGTGTCGCTGTAGTGCGGGTCGATGATGATGAACCGGGCCTTGCTCTGCCGCAGGGCATGGACGAGGTCATAGGTCAGGCTGCCGCCACTGGTTCTGGTGGCCGCGGTGTTGTTCCCGAAAAAGACCGCCAGCTTGGTGTTGGCGATGTCCAGGATGGAATTGCCGCCCGAGTACTTGCCGTAGAGATAGGGGAGCGCATCTTGAATCTGGGCGGTGCTGTAGGAGCCGTAGAACCCGAGTTGTCCGCCGAGCAGGTTCGCCAGACGGTCGAAGCTCTCGCGGCCGGAAACGCGGGCCCCCAGAACACCCGTCGAATAGATGCGATAGACGGCCTCGTTGCCGTAGGTGTCGATGATGCGCCGCAGTTCGCGGGCCACGGTATCCAGGGCCTCGTCCCAGGAGATGCGTTCGAATTTCCCCTCGCCGCGTTTGCCGACGCGCTTCATGGGATACTTCAGGCGGTCCGGGGAATACACCCACTTGCGCATGGAACGGCCGCGCAGGCAGGGCCGGATCTGATGAACGCCGAAGGTGTCCTCGCTGTCGTCGCTTTCCACCTGGACGATGCGGCCATCGCGGACACGGACCTTGAGCGGACAGCGGTTTCCACAGTTGACGTGGCAGGCGCCGACGACAATCCGGTCGGGCTCGGTGTTGACGGCGGCATCGCCGACCTTGAGTTTGTAAAGCAGCCCCGCGCCCCCGAGGGCGGCCGCGCCGCCGAGCAGGGCGCTCCATTTGAGAAAATCACGTCGTTTCACATCGCGAAAGCTGCGTTCGCCTGGGGTCTGATCGCGTATCATGGGCGGTTTCTCGCTTGTTGCGGTGAGATTCCGGGCCTCTGGCTCGGAGAGATGACGCCAAAATATCAAAAGGCGTGCCAGTAATTTTATCGTGTTATTTTAGTATGTTATGCGAGAAAGGGAAAGGAGGGCGGAGAGTTTCCAAAAAAAATGGCCGGAAACGACGATTCGTATGGAGATTCGTCCAAAATAAATGGAAAAAGTCGGGAAACACACCGGGCCGCTGATCAGCTTTTATCGATGCCGTGGCGCTTGAGCTGGGCGTACAGACGGCTTTTGCCCAGGCCGGAAAGTTCGCAGGCCTGGCCGATGTCCCAGCGCGCGGCGGCCATGACCCGGGCGAAGTAGTCCCGTTCCGCCGCGAGCAGCACGTCCTGGCGGAACTCCTTGTAGGTGGAAATCTTCGCCGCGTCGGAGGGAGACGTCCCGGACCGGGGCTGGGCAACGCTCTCCGGTTGGGCAACCCGGGGCGCGTCGCCGGGGCCGCCGAAGGAACTTTTGAGCTGGGCGATGCGCAGGCGCTCGGGAAGATGCCGGGCGAACAGCATCGGAATGGTGCAGGCCGCGGCGACGGAGCTTTCGATGACATTGACCAGTTCGCGAACATTCCCTGGCCAGGCGTATTCCCGCAGGACCTCGAGGAAATCCGGGGCCATCTCTTTGAGGGGGATCCCGTTTTTTTCGCAGACGGCGTGAACCTGTTTCCGGGCCAACTCCTCGATGTCCTCCTTCCGGTCGCGCAGGGGGGGCAATTCGATGGTCGTGGCCCCGAGCCTGAAGAGCAGATCCCGGCGGAACTGCTCCCGCTCGGCCATGGCCTCCAGGTCCCGGTTCGTGGCCGCAACCAGGCGGAAGTCGCTGCTGACCTCCTGGCTGCCGCCCACCGGGCGGTATCGTCTTTCCTGAAGGACGCGCAGGAGTTTTTTTTGCAGATCCAGCGGCAGCTCGCCGAGTTCGTCCAGAAAGAGGGTGCCGCCGCAGGCCTCCAGGATGAGCCCCGGGGAGGCCTTGTCGGCCCCGGTGAAGGCCCCTTTGACGTGGCCGAGCAGGGTGCTTTCCAGAAGGTTGGCGGGGATGGCCGCACAGTCCACGATCACGAACGGGCCCTTGGCCCGGCGGCTGTTGGCGTGCAGGGCGTGGACGAAGAGCTCCTTGCCCGTTCCGGTCTCGCCGGTGAGCAGGACGCTGGTATCGCTGCGGGCCGCGGCGGCCAGGCGTTCGAGGGCATGGCGCATGGCCGGGCTCTCGCCGGCGATGCCACAGCGGTCGAAACCGCTTAAGGTCGGTTCCTGTTCGCGCAGGGCGTCGCGATACCTGAGCACGCGCCGCAGCGGCAGGAGGATGGCCTTGGGCGAAATGGGCTTGCGCAGGTAGTCCCAGGCGCCGTTGCGGATGGCCAGTTCTGCCCCGTCCGGATCGCCCAGGCCGGTGAGGATGATGACTTCGGGGGACCTGGGCAACTCGCGCAAGCGGGGCAGCAGCTCCAGGCCGTTGCAGTCCGGCAGGCGCACGTCCAAAAAGATCACGTCGAAATCGCCGCCCTGGGCCGCCG
Proteins encoded:
- a CDS encoding NADH-quinone oxidoreductase subunit I, translating into MADRSMATAMSRRSFLLRFTGAGTRAKDPAPKSTAGRVRLKILGVCLACGACARACPDKALRLSTEQQGFRLRFQPELCTDCGLCLKTCLAGCLVRIPDEASPGNDTPDILAEGPLFFCRRCRSATAVLNEGGYCRICARGG
- a CDS encoding dimethyl sulfoxide reductase anchor subunit family protein, translating into MPTNEWSLVLFTILMQTSVGLLLASEAARLVGGGSSGGALSWQSPTACGLAALGLLLSLSHLGTPTHSVFTILNISSSWLSREILFTGAFFLSLLVLTAQRVRTPGHNAWGMSAVAVLLGLAAVAVMSGVYLLVSVPVWDTVATVLSFFGTALLLGAVVGGLLYAIQSGRTPASNGSSGLSGIFCAVAILGLALQLLGIPLGLAAIGTAPAPTLAAPFALSSGGLGLLALRIVLIFFGAVLFAWTMFRPLSFGNPRLLVRLGVCALICVLAGEVLGRLLFYGSYLRLGV
- a CDS encoding DMSO/selenate family reductase complex B subunit, producing the protein MLKRPAFHVDISACTGCKTCMIACIDKHDLPPGVLWRRVTEYCGGDWMRQGDGTYTQNVFAYYLPIACNHCENPICVRSCPTTAMHKDAHGIVSVDHEKCVGCRYCEWACPYSAPQYDADLGKMTKCDFCRDNLEEGKPPACVAACPNRALDFGEYEDLVAKYGTSQVIAPLPDASITQPNLIITPSRHARPAGSHAGKIRNPEEV
- a CDS encoding TorD/DmsD family molecular chaperone, translated to MNAAPSTTQPLSEIPAATDAADMLRGASLVCRFFSRVFHEAPEKDVLSALREQDLFSSWPLPDESPHARLGLDLLAHSLEEETPSRIREDFTALFIGPVNPLRQWESTWTTEEGLLFGEPTLAVREDYARLGMAVSGTVPDDHIALELAFLGGLLERAAQARENGESAMAAAWTEEAETFFAGHLGRFAGSFLLELGRRAVTDFYRGVALLFRATLDTLETIHPPRPVGQGPDHG
- a CDS encoding DMSO/selenate family reductase complex A subunit; this encodes MKRRDFLKWSALLGGAAALGGAGLLYKLKVGDAAVNTEPDRIVVGACHVNCGNRCPLKVRVRDGRIVQVESDDSEDTFGVHQIRPCLRGRSMRKWVYSPDRLKYPMKRVGKRGEGKFERISWDEALDTVARELRRIIDTYGNEAVYRIYSTGVLGARVSGRESFDRLANLLGGQLGFYGSYSTAQIQDALPYLYGKYSGGNSILDIANTKLAVFFGNNTAATRTSGGSLTYDLVHALRQSKARFIIIDPHYSDTAPLADEWIPIRPGTDAALAAGLAFVLITENMVEEDFLQRYCVGYDEKTMPEGIPAGNSYKEYILGAGPDKTPKTPAWASAITGIPVERIVKLAREIGDAKPCYIAQGWGPQRQANGEQTVRAICMLAVLTGNVGIQGGGTGSREGFMTLPFPSLPTGKNPVSTLISVFTWTKAIEAPTDMTDIKDGVRNKKRLEVPIKFIWNYAGNCLINQHSDINRTTRILQDDTACEMIVVIDNFMTASAKFADILLPACSNLEEDDIVYQGANVNMGALFLTQKAVEPMFESRGHYEIVRDLARRLGVEERFSEGRDREGWIRYLYAKCREIKPDLPEDITEARKKGIFKWKAPQPPLVAFKSFREDPAKNPLATPSGKIEIFSKRLWDIGHTWELGPGEAIPALPEYLPCWEGVSDPLREKYPLQLFGQHYKQRTHSSFGNVPWLQEVAPQQLWINPIDAESRGIKHGDTVRVFNDRGATLVTAKVTPRIMPGVLNLPQGAWYTPDAKGVDTNGSVNILTSHRPSPQAKGNPQHTNLVEVVKA
- a CDS encoding sigma-54-dependent transcriptional regulator is translated as MAKVLVIDDDQLTCEALMDMVRHIGHEAEHALRGSSGMAAAQGGDFDVIFLDVRLPDCNGLELLPRLRELPRSPEVIILTGLGDPDGAELAIRNGAWDYLRKPISPKAILLPLRRVLRYRDALREQEPTLSGFDRCGIAGESPAMRHALERLAAAARSDTSVLLTGETGTGKELFVHALHANSRRAKGPFVIVDCAAIPANLLESTLLGHVKGAFTGADKASPGLILEACGGTLFLDELGELPLDLQKKLLRVLQERRYRPVGGSQEVSSDFRLVAATNRDLEAMAEREQFRRDLLFRLGATTIELPPLRDRKEDIEELARKQVHAVCEKNGIPLKEMAPDFLEVLREYAWPGNVRELVNVIESSVAAACTIPMLFARHLPERLRIAQLKSSFGGPGDAPRVAQPESVAQPRSGTSPSDAAKISTYKEFRQDVLLAAERDYFARVMAAARWDIGQACELSGLGKSRLYAQLKRHGIDKS